A window from Pseudonocardia cypriaca encodes these proteins:
- a CDS encoding acyl-CoA dehydrogenase family protein: MTTTAPSPLAALGLLAPRIEQTRAAAAAQRRLPDELARAMAEAGLFGMLVPRALGGLELDPLAAADVVEEASRIDGSAGWAVMIGAQSAWFAAFLPLSVARQVVGRPAATLAGVLRPGGRAVPVDGGYRVSGRWGFASGCTYADHLYGTCAVERPGGQRELRLVYVPAADATVLDTWRSVGLRATGSHDFALQDVTVAADWTLPMPVLGAARHDGPLYRDGYQNLVFVLQAAQALGVARGALVTFTELASDTVRWLSGAPLRDRPMVQITVARAEAKIASARAWLREVVAEVWDTILAGNPPGPRQRIQVRLAITHAISTSVGVADVLQRVAGAVAVAEDHPLQRQFQDLRTAAAHVQAAPSIFELAGGLLLGADVPPSVLL; encoded by the coding sequence CTGCTCGCGCCGCGCATCGAGCAGACCCGGGCGGCGGCTGCCGCCCAGCGGCGGCTCCCGGACGAGCTCGCCCGCGCCATGGCCGAGGCCGGGCTGTTCGGCATGCTCGTCCCGCGGGCGCTCGGCGGGCTCGAACTCGACCCCCTCGCAGCCGCAGACGTGGTGGAGGAGGCGTCCCGGATCGACGGCTCCGCCGGGTGGGCCGTCATGATCGGCGCCCAGTCCGCGTGGTTCGCCGCGTTCCTGCCGCTGTCCGTCGCCAGGCAGGTCGTCGGCCGGCCCGCGGCGACACTGGCCGGCGTGCTGCGACCGGGCGGTCGGGCGGTTCCCGTCGACGGCGGCTACCGGGTGAGCGGGCGGTGGGGGTTCGCGAGCGGCTGCACGTACGCGGATCACCTGTACGGGACGTGCGCGGTGGAGCGGCCGGGCGGACAGCGCGAGCTGCGGTTGGTCTACGTGCCCGCCGCCGATGCCACGGTCCTCGACACGTGGCGCTCCGTCGGGCTGCGCGCCACCGGCAGCCACGACTTCGCCCTGCAGGACGTCACCGTCGCCGCGGACTGGACGCTGCCCATGCCCGTGCTGGGCGCGGCCCGGCACGACGGGCCGCTCTACCGCGACGGGTACCAGAACCTCGTCTTCGTCCTGCAGGCCGCGCAGGCGCTCGGCGTGGCCCGCGGCGCGCTCGTCACGTTCACCGAGCTCGCATCGGACACCGTGCGCTGGCTGAGCGGGGCGCCGCTGCGCGACCGGCCGATGGTGCAGATCACGGTCGCGCGGGCCGAGGCGAAGATCGCGTCGGCCCGGGCGTGGCTGCGGGAGGTGGTCGCCGAGGTGTGGGACACCATCCTCGCGGGCAACCCGCCCGGCCCGCGGCAGCGGATCCAGGTGCGCCTCGCGATCACCCACGCGATCTCCACGTCCGTGGGCGTGGCCGACGTCCTGCAGCGGGTGGCGGGCGCGGTCGCGGTGGCCGAGGACCACCCGCTGCAACGGCAGTTCCAGGACCTGCGCACGGCCGCGGCGCACGTACAGGCCGCGCCGAGCATCTTCGAACTCGCCGGTGGACTGCTCCTCGGTGCGGACGTCCCCCCGTCCGTGCTCCTGTGA
- a CDS encoding YidH family protein: MSSPVTPRRFPRWVFGEGSEPDPRFTLANERTFLAWIRTALALLACGVALEAVAPPMQPQLRLAASVLLIVLGLLTPVQAWFAWSRDERAMRNGRPLSAPALMVPLAVGSAITGVLLLAALLLR; encoded by the coding sequence ATGAGCAGCCCGGTGACGCCCCGTCGGTTCCCCCGTTGGGTGTTCGGGGAGGGCAGCGAGCCCGACCCGCGGTTCACGCTCGCCAACGAGCGCACGTTCCTCGCCTGGATCCGCACCGCGCTCGCACTGCTCGCATGCGGCGTCGCGCTCGAGGCCGTCGCCCCGCCGATGCAGCCCCAGCTGCGGCTCGCCGCCTCCGTGCTGCTGATCGTCCTGGGCCTGCTGACGCCGGTGCAGGCGTGGTTCGCCTGGAGCCGCGACGAGCGCGCCATGCGCAACGGCAGGCCGCTCTCCGCGCCCGCACTGATGGTGCCGCTGGCCGTGGGGAGCGCGATCACGGGTGTGCTCCTGCTGGCAGCGCTGCTGCTGCGATGA